GTGTTTTGCCAGCATGAGATATGCTTTGGAGGAAATGATCCTCCCTTCTACTCTTGGCTTCCGGAATTATGATGAAAGAACAGGCCTTCTCTATTATTTTTTCGATAATATTTACAATAGCTCTCTGACTACTTTTATAGCTGGGATTTTATGGATACTGGAGAAATATGGTGTTGCTGAAAATGACAAAAAACAGCTGCTGATTGAAAAGAAACAGGCAGAGCTTCAGGCATTAAAAACTCAGATCAATCCTCATTTTATTTTTAATTCATTAAATAATATCTACTCTCTTGTCTATCAGAAATCAGACAAAGCACTTCCTGCAATAGAAGAACTTGGACAATTGTTAAGATACAGTACAAAGGATCTTGAAAAAGATTCAATTCCTTTGGATAAGGAAATTGGATATATTGATAGCCTGATTGCCCTGGAAAAACTTAGAATCAGAAGACCTGAGCTGTTGCTCATAGAAAAAAATATTCAGTATCCCCACCTTAAGATCTCGCCAATGCTGTTGGTTCCTTTTGTTGAAAATGCTTTTAAACATGGAGATTTCCGTGATAAAGGTTTTGAAATGAAAATCTCAGATCATGATAAAGTGCTGCATTTTTATCTTTTCAATTTTAAAACACAGAAAATGAAAGATACTGTTTCCGGAATAGGAATTCAGAATGTGAAAAAAAGACTTGAAATATTGTATCCCAAACATCAGCTGGAGATCAGAGATTCGGAAACAGAGTTTATTGTAGACTTAAAAATTGATTTACGCGATGAATAAGATAAAATGCATTATTGTTGATGACGAGCCACTGGCAATCTCTCTTCTTGAGCATTATGTAGAAAAACTCCCTTTTCTTGAGCTTGTGTTTTCTACAGAGAACCCGATTTTGGCTTTGGAGTATCTTCAGAAAAACGATTCAGATCTTATCTTTTTAGATATTCAGATGCCGGAGCTTACGGGAATCAATTTTATGAAGATTGTAGGACCTGGTCAAAAATATATTTTAACAACGGCTTATTCAGAATATGCCTTGGAAGGATATGAACATAATGTTGTGGATTACCTGCTGAAACCTATTTCATTTGAAAGATTTCAAAAAAGTGCATTAAAGGTACAGGAACGATTTTCTTTTCCTCAGGAGGAAAATACATATTTCTTTGTGAAATCCTCAGGACAAAGACATCGTATTGGTTTTAATGAGATTTTGTACGTTGAAAGTATCAAAGACTATGTCAATATCCGGACGGAAAATGAGGAGTTTATTGTGCTGGATACTCTTAAATCAATGGAAATTCAGCTTTCTGAGAGGTTTGTACGTGTTCATAAGTCTTTTATTGTTAATTTGGATAAAATTAAAAGTATTGGTGCTAAAAAAGTGAACTTTCCCGAGTACGAAATTCCTATTGGAGAAAGCTATAGAGCCAATCTTCTGGAAAGGCTGAAATAAAAAAGACGACTTCTATTGAAGCCGCCTTTATATTAATCTAACAATTAATCTTATTTTTCCTGTTGTTTGATCAGGTTCAGAGCAGAACCCGCCTTAAACCACTCAATTTGTTGATCGTTGTACGTATGGTTAGCCATGACGATATCTTTAGTTCCGTCAGCATGAACGAATTCTAAAGTCAATTGTTTTCCTGGAGCAAACTGATCAAGATCTAAAAAGTTAACCGTGTCATCTTCCAGAATTTTGTCATAGTCAGCTTCATTAGCGAAAGTGATTCCCAGCATTCCTTGTTTTTTAAGGTTGGTTTCGTGGATTCTTGCAAATGATTTTACCAATACGGCTTTCACACCAAGGTGTCTAGGCTCCATAGCAGCGTGCTCTCTTGAAGAACCTTCTCCATAGTTCTGGTCTCCCACAACGATTGTTGGAACGCCTGCCGCCTTGTAAGCTCTTTGTACAGCCGGAACTTCACCGTATTCACCGGTTAATTCGTTTTTAACCTTATTGGTTTCCATGTTGTAAGCATTTACAGCTCCAATCAACATGTTGTTTGAAATATTATCTAAGTGACCTCTGTATTTCAACCATGGTCCAGCCATAGAAATGTGGTCGGTAGTACATTTTCCGAAAGCTTTGATCAATACCTTAGCTCCTTCAATATTTTTACCATCCCAAGCTGGGAATTCTTCTAATAACTGCAGTCTGTCTGAAGTAGGGCTTACGTTAACAACAACGCTGGAACCGTCTTGCGAAGGAGCCTGGTATCCGTTGTCGTCTACAGCAAAACCTTTTTCAGGAAGCTCAAAACCTTTAGGCTCGTCAAGTTTTACCTGTTCACCTGCTTCGTTAGTTAAAGTATCAGTAATTGGGTTGAAATCTAATCTCCCTGAGATTGCCACAGCAGCTACCATTTCAGGAGAAGCTACAAATGCGTGGGTATTTGGGTTACCATCTGCTCTTTTGGCGAAGTTTCTGTTGAAAGAGTGAATAATAGAGTTTTTCTCTCCTTTTTCCGCCCCTTCTCTGTCCCATTGTCCGATACATGGTCCACAAGCATTGGTAAAGATTCTTGCGTTTTCAAATTTTCTGAAAGAATCTAAGAAACCATCTCTTTCCGCTGTGAATTTCACCTGTTCAGAACCAGGGTTGATCCCTAAAATAGCTTTAGGTTTTACTCCTTTTGATACCGCATCTTCTACAATGGAAGCCGCTCTTGATAAATCTTCATAAGAAGAGTTGGTACAAGAACCGATAAGTGCCCACTCAACTTCTAAAGGCCATCCGTTAGCCTCAGCTTTAGCTCTGAATTCAGCAACTGGAGTCGCCAAGTCCGGAGTGAAAGGTCCGTTTAAGTGTGGAGTCAGTTCAGAAAGGTTAATTTCTATTAATTGGTCGAAATATTGTTCTGGGTTTGCATATACTTCAGCATCACCTGTTAAATGTTCAGCAATTTTATCGGCAGCATCTACCACATCCTGTCTTCCGGTAGCGGCAAGATATCTTCTCATAGAATCATCGTATCCGAAAGTAGACGTTGTAGCTCCGATTTCTGCACCCATGTTACAGATAGTACCTTTACCTGTTGCAGAAAGTGATTCTGCCCCTTCACCGAAATATTCTACGATACATCCTGTACCTCCTTTTACCGTAAGAATTCCGGCTACTTTTAAGATCACATCTTTTGCTGAAGTCCATCCATTCATTTTACCGGTTAATTTTACCCCGATAAGTTTAGGCATTTTAAGTTCCCAGGCCATTCCTGCCATTACGTCTACAGCATCAGCTCCTCCTACACCAATGGCTACCATTCCAAGTCCTCCTGCATTTACTGTGTGAGAGTCTGTACCGATCATCATTCCGCCAGGGAAAGCATAATTTTCCAGTACTACCTGGTGAATGATCCCTGCTCCCGGTTTCCAAAACCCGATTCCGTATTTATCACATACAGAACTCAGGAAGTTGAATACCTCAGAGTTTTTGTTGATACCTTCCTGTAAATCTTTATCAGCACCTACTTTTGCCTGGATCAGGTGATCCGCATGAGCCGTAGAAGGAACCGCTACTTTAGCTTTTCCTGCCTGCATAAACTGTAAAAGTGCCATCTGAGCTGTTGCATCCTGCATCGCTACTCTGTCTGGCGCAAAGTCTACATAAGAGTTTCCTCTTTCATATTCTTGTGTAGCATTTCCTTCCCAAAGATGGGTGTAAAGAATTTTTTCTGAAAGGGTAAGAGGTTTTCCCACGATTTGTCTTGCTGCTGCAATTCTTTCTGGGTAACGCTCGTACACTTTTTTGATCATATCAATATCAAAAGTCATATCGTATTTTAATTTTGTTCTTTTTCCGTTAATGCTTCTTTTTCTCTGGTGTTTGAAAAAGAAAAATCACTTTTAATGCATCAAAAAACGTTCCTATAATCTATAAACAGGGGTAATTTTGATTCCAAAATCAATAGATTTTATAACTTTCAATTTAAGAAAAAATAGAATTTATTTTCCGGATTTTATCGAAAAAAAAACGTAACTATCTTAAAATAGAAACGTTCTAAACAAAAAATTGGAAGATTTTAAATCCTAAAGGACCAAAATCTTCCAATGATATAGTTTTAAATAAGTCTTTCGACGTATTTATTAATCTCTTAGTGAGCGCTTGTACTTGTCAATTCTTTAATAGAAGGAACAAAAGTAGTAAGGTCAATACCCTCAACAGCAGCTTTGTACTCATCAATGCTAGGAATTCTTCCGATAATAGCAGAAAGAACCACAACCGGAGTTGAAGCAAGCAGAGATTCTCCTTTTTTACGTTCAGAATCTTCAACTACTCTTCCCTGGAAAAGACGGGTAGAAGTCGCTAAAACAGTGTCTCCTTTTGCTGCTTTTTCCTGGTTACCCATACAAAGGTTACATCCAGGACGCTCAAGGTACATTACGTTTTTGTATTCGACACGAGCTTCTCCTTTTGGAGCATTATCATCAAATTCAAAAGCAGAATATTTTTCTAATAATTCCCAGTCTCCTTCTGCCTTTAATTCATCAATGATGTTATAAGTAGGAGCAGCGACTACAAGAGGAGCACTAAATTCTACCTTTCCTTGTTGTTTTTCAATGTTTCTAAGCATCTGAGAAACGATCTTAAGGTCTCCTTTGTGAACCATACAAGATCCTACGAATCCAAGATCTACTTTTTTCTCGCCTCCATAATAAGAAAGATCTCTGATGGTATCGTGAGTATATCTCTTAGATACATCATCATTGTTTACATCCGGGTCAGCAATCATTGGTTCAACAATTACATCAAGATCTACCACTACTTCTGCATAATATTTAGCGTTGGAATCCGGAGTCAAAGCAGGTTTTTCTCCTGATCTGATTTCTTCAATTCTCTTATTCGCTTTATCAATTAATCCCTGAAGAACTTTGTTGTGGTTATCCATACCCTTGTCAATCATGATCTGGATTCTTCCTTTTGCAATTTCCAGTGATTCGATCAAAGTATTATCTTCAGAAATGTTGATAGAAGCTTTTGCTTTCATTTCAGCAGTCCAGTCTGTAAAGGTAAATGCCTGGTCAGCAGGAAGCGTTCCGATGTGAACCTCAATGATTCTACCCTGGAATACGTTTTCTCCTCCAAACTGCTTCAACATCTGAGCCTGCGTTGCATGAACCACATCACGGAAATCCATGTGTTCTTTCATGTTTCCTTTGAATGTTACTTTCACAGATTCCGGAATTGGCATAGAAGCTTCTCCAGTAGCTAATGCAAGGGCAACAGTTCCTGAGTCAGCACCGAAAGCCACCCCTTTAGACATTCTTGTATGAGAGTCACCACCAATGATGATAGCCCACTCATCTACAGTGATATCATTCAGTACTTTGTGGATTACGTCAGTCATTGCGTGGTATTCACCTTTTGGATCACGGGCTGTAATCAGACCGAACTCGTTCATGAATCTCATTAGCTTCGGAATATTAGCCTGAGCTTTTTTATCCCAAACAGAAGCGGTGTGACATCCTGACTGGTAAGCACCGTCAACGATTGGCGAAATCACAGTTGCTGCCATGGATTCAAGCTCTTGAGAAGTCATAAGACCTGTCGTATCCTGAGATCCAACGATATTTACCTGTACACGAACGTCTGAACCAGCGTGTAAAACTTTTCCTGGAGTAGTTCCAACAGCATTTCTGTTGAATATTTTTTCTACAGCGGTAAGTCCTTGTCCTTCATGAGAAATTTCTTTTGACGGAGCAAAAACAGCAGGAGCTTCAACTCCTAAAAGCTGAGCTGCAAATGTCTGTAGTTTTTTACCAAATACAATCGCGTAAGATCCACCCGCTTTGATGAATTCCATCTTTTGCGGAGTGAAAGATTTGGTAAGGTCGATCAATTCTTTATCGCCGTTATATAATTTCTTTTCTTTTGTATTAATCGTTAAAACGGTTCCTGTAGCTACTGAATATGCTTCTTCAAGAACAATGTCACCATTTTCGTTACGAATTGGGTTTCCGTTTTCATCAACTTTCTTTACCCAGTTTTTAAGGTCAACACCAATACCTCCGGTAACATCTACTGTTGTAAGGAAGATTGGAGAAATACCATTTGTTCCTCCTACAATTGGAGCGATATTTACGAATGGTACATATGGGCTCGCCTGTTTTCCTGTCCAAAGAGCAACGTTATTTACTCCGGACATTCTTGATGAACCTACACCCATTGTTCCTTTTTCAGCGATAAGCATAACGCTTGCCTCAGGATGTTGAGCCTGTAAAGCTTTAATCTCTTCCTGAGCCTGAGGAGTAATCATACATTTACCATGAAGTTCACGGTCTGATCTTGAGTGAGCCTGATTACCCGGAGAAAGCAAATCTGTAGAGATATCTCCTTCACCTGCAATAAATGTTACTACTTTAATTTCTTCAGCAACTTCGGGAAGTTTTGTGAAAAATTCAGCTTTTGCGTAGCTTTCAAGAATTTCTTTTGCAATTTCGTTACCGCTATTGAATGCTTCCTTCAGACGGGTAGTGTCTGCTTCGTAAAGGAAAACCTGTGTTTTAAGAACATTAGCCGCTTCTTTAGCAATTGCTGCATCATTTCCTAAAGCAAGGTCTAACAACACTTCAATAGAAGGTCCACCTTTCATATGAGATAATAATTCAAAGGCAAATGCCGGAGAAATTTCTTCTACTACGGATTCACCTAGAATAATTTCTTTTAAAAATTTTGCTTTTACTCCCGCTGCACTTGTTGTTCCGGGTAGTGTGTTATAAATGAAAAATTGAAGAGAATCTGATCGGTCAGCATTACCTGAATCTTTAATTTGCGTAATAATTTCGCTTAGTAATTCAGCACCATCAATTGGCTTTGGATGAAGCCCCTGGGTTTTTCTTTCTTCAATCTCTTTGATGTAATCCTTATAAATACTCATAATAGAAGGTCTTTCAAAATTAAAGGTAGGCCTGCTTTTTCTTTATCGGTCTGTATAAATACAGTTAATGACATTTTGAGTTCTCGCATTTTGATGCAACATTAACCGAATAAAGTCAGCATAATCTACACTTTTCCAAAAGTTTTTTAAAATTATCAAACAATTCAAAATGTTCCCAAAATTACGAAATTTTACTATTTTATAAGAATGAAATTATTTAGATTCTTTATAAATATGAATTTTATAATATCTATTTTTGGTCGTATTTTTGTAAACAAATGGAGAATATGAAAAATATCCTGAATGTTTTATGTGTTTTTATTTCGATTTTCGTTTTCTCTCAGACTCAATCTGTGAAGAAAATTCCCACGAAGAAAGGATCGAAAACCGCGGTCAAAAAAGCTACTGCAGCCCATAAGCCTGCTGCTGATCTTGTTATGATCAATAAAGATCTTCCTCTTTTGATTCCTAAGAAGAAAGGGGATCAGTTCGGATATGTTAACCAGAATGGGAAATTTATTATTCAGCCGGAATATCATATTGCCGTATTTTTTTATGAAGACTGCAATCTTCTGAATTCACCTAATGAAAAGGCTAGAAAATTTGGAACAAAAGAGTATGCGACCGTAGAGAAAAATATGATTTCGTACCGTGTAGACCAATCGGGAAAGAGAGTATATCAGTTCAAAGAAGCAGATTTTGGAAAATGTAAATTCGAAGAATATAAACAACAGTTGTTCCAGGCTTACATCCTCAACGGTTTTTACGGAATTATTGAAAAATCAAAGTTTGTGAATGCAGCTGATTACAGACAATACCAAATCTATCCTCAATACCAGTATCTGTTTATTCTGGAGGGAGATGATGTAGCTAATCCTATGATTGTGGCTTCCAATAATGATAAATTTGGAGTTATTGATGTCAACAATAAAATTATCATTCCGTTTGAATACTCGAATATTAAAAGAAATTTCAGCTGGAAACTGGGAAAAATGTTTGAAGTGACAAAAGATGGCTCAAATTATTACTATATCGACTCCAACAACAAAACTTATTAGATAATTATAAATTATAAATGATGAATGATGAATGATGAATGATGAATGATGAATGATGAATGATTTATTTGATAACTCCTATTTTTCGTAGTATTTTTCCATTGCGTAACTCGCAACCTAACACCCCGTATCTTGCACCTCGTAAGCCGCTATCCCGCATCTCGAAACCCGAATCTCAATTCATATATTTTTTGTATTTTTGCCGTTGAAATAAAGGGGTGCTTTAACAGGCTGAGATTATACCCAACGAACCTGGAACAGGTAATGCTGTTTAGGGATGTGTCTTCATAAGACGCTGAATTGTATAATATCTTATCGATCCCCTTTTATTCATTAAATGTCAAAGATTTATAGAATGAAAGGATTATTTTTTTTAGGGCTTAGCGTAAGCTCTGTAGCTTTTATCCAGGCTCAGAATAAAGATTCTCTGAAGGTCAGGGAAATTGAAGCGGTCAACTTTACTAAAAGACTTCCGGTTGCAAAGGAAATCATCAATGTACAGAAAGATTTAGACGGGAAAAATTTGGGACAGGATCTTCCTATCCTTTTAAAAAATCAAACCTCTGTAATTTCCACCTCAGATGCAGGAAACGGAGTGGGATATACCGGTTTTAGAATTCGTGGAGTTTCAGGAAGTGCCATTAATGTAATGATGAATGGTGTTCCGTACAACGATTCTGAAAGCCAGGGAACATTTTTTGTCAACGTTCCGGATTTAACAAGTTCTGCCTCACAGATTGTCATTCAGAGAGGAGTGGGAACTTCCAATAATGGTGTTTCTGCTTTCGGAGCAAGTATTAATGTACTTTCCAAAGATCCGGAAGAGAAATTTTATTTTAAAACAGATGACAGTTACGGATCATTTAATACCTATAAATATTCAGCTGAAATAGGCTCCGGGAAATTCTGGAACAACCGTCTTTCTGTAATGGGAAGATATACTCATATTCACTCTGACGGATATATTGACAGAGCTTCATCCAATTTACACTCTTATAATTTTACCGCTTTATTTGAAGAGGGAAATACGAAGCTACGTTTAATGGCTTTCGGAGGTAAAGAGAAAACGTATCAGGCCTGGAATGGGATTGATCGTAAAACCTGGGAAACAGACCCGAAATTCAATGTTTCGGGAGCAATTTATGATGCCAATTGGGAGAATATTGTAAGTTTCTATGACAATGAAACCGATAATTACAGACAGAATCATTATCAGTTACTTTGGGAACAAAAATTCAGTGACCGATGGAATCTGGAAACAACTTTTCATTATACCAAAGGAAAAGGATATTACGAAAACTATAAGCAGGGAAATCTTTTTTCAAGATACAATCTGCCTAATATCATTGAAGGTGGACAAACCATAAAATACTCTGATTTTATCAGAAAAAAATGGCTGAATAATGATTTCTATGGTATGGTTTCTACCTTGTACGGAAAGTTTGAAAATCTGGATCTGAACTTTGGAGCTGTTGTGAATCAGTATTACGGAAGGCATTATGGAAATGTTACCGGTGTATTTTTCCCTCAGATTGATGAAAGTGAATACTACAGAAACCGCTCGGTAAAGAATGAAGTGTCTGGTTTTGCAAAAGCATTATTCAGAGTAGATAACTTTGAATTCTTTGGTGATTTACAACTAAGAAAAATCAATTACAATACCAAAATCCTGATGGCGGGTGACGGTGAAGGTGCGGATTTAAGCAAAAACTGGCTGTTTTTTAATCCAAAAGCTGGGGTGAACTACCGAATTGAAGGAGGGAAGGTATTCCTTTCTTATGCTCATGCTCACCGTGAACCGAACAGAGATGACCTGATGGCCAATAATGATGTGAAAGCTGAAAAACTTCATGATATTGAAGCTGGTTTTGAAAAACAGTTCGGAATCGTATCACTTACTGCGAATGTTTACTATATGTATTATGTGAATCAGTTGGTTTTAAACGGAGAATTGAATAACGTAGGAGCATTTATCAGAACAAACTCAGGAAAGAGCTACAGAAGAGGAGTTGAGGTAGGTGCTTTGGCAAAGCTATCCAAACAATGGGAAGTTTCCGGGAATGTAACCTTAAGCCAGAACAGGAATCAGGATTTTAATATTCAAAATGGAGATACTCCTAAAAGTCTTGGAAATACACAGATTTCATTTTCTCCGAACGTAATTGCTAATTTGAGCTTGAAATTTAATCCTACAAAAAATTTCCAGTTTGTATTAATGAACCAGTATGTGGGAAAACAATATCTTGATAATACCGAAGATGCAAACTTACAGCTTAAAGATTATTTTCTGACAGACTTCAATGCGCAGTATCAGTTTAAAATTGCCAATAATGAAATTGCTTTAAAACTGTTGGTGAATAACCTGTTCAACAAAAAATATGTGAACAATGGATCTGTATATGAAGGGCAGCCATACTATTTCTCTCAGGCAGGAACAAACTTTATGTTTGGGGTGAGTTGGAAGATTCAATAACAGTTGAAAAGGCAAAAAGGTTTCGAAAACAGATTTGTAGAATCATAAATTTGACCTTTTTATTTTTGATTGTTTTACCACTCTCATAACAATTGTTAAGCTTAAAAAAAGAAGTTTAAATAACCGTATTCCTATTTTAATACGGAATAATCAAAGGACTGTTTCGGCAGTCTTTTTTTATAAAGGTTAAATATCCTCAAAAGTCATGAAAAAGTTATAAATTTGCTGCCAAATGAATATTTCAGCATACATTTTAGAATATTTAAAACAATTTGGAACTGCCACGGTTCCAGGCTTTGGGGTGTTTTCACTGAAAAATTCTAAGGCAATTATCAATTCCGAAAACGGAAGCATCCTGCCTCCTGCCAGTCAGATTGAATTTACAATAGACTACGAAGTACAGGCTGAAGATCTTACTGCTTTTATTGCAGGACAGAAACAGATGTCCCTGGAAGCTTCAAGAAGTGATCTTAAGATCCAGACTGATTTTTGGAAGAAAAAACTTCAGGCCGAACAGGTTCTTGAAATTCAAAACCTTGGAACAGTTTTCATTGAAGAAGGGCATACCCATTTCAAAGGAAAAAGAATAGAATCCGGACGTCCTGATTTTTACGGACTGGAAGAGATCCGTTTTTCAGATATCAATAACGGGGAAAAGGTAAAAACTTTAGTGAACCGCGAAAAAGATTTTAAATTCAGAAAAACAATTCTCTGGGTTTTCCTTCTGATTATTCCGGTTCTAGGAATTTTATATCTGGCATTTACCCAGCAGGAACTTCTTTTTGGAAAAAAATCTTTCAAGAATGTTTCCGTACAGACTTCTACCCATCGAATTGTAAAAGATACAGTGAAGGTGATGGTACATACTCCGGAAGCACCCGTTTCAGATTCTTTGAAAAAAGATTCATTAGTAAAACCTGCCGGAAAAGCAAAACAATCTACCCCGGCCGCTCCAAACAACACTAAGAATAGATGGCAAAAATAAAAAAAGCGTCAGAATCTCTGACCATTATGACCAATATCGTTCTTCCGAACGAAACCAACTCTTTAAGAAACCTTTTTGGTGGTGAACTATTAGCAAAAATGGATCGTTGTGCGTCTATTTCTGCAGCAAGACACTGTGAAAGAAGAGTTGTAACAGCTTCTGTAAACCACGTATCTTTCAATCATCCGATTCCGGAAGGTGGAGTAGTGGTATTGGAATCTAAAGTTTCCAGAGCATTCTCTACTTCAATGGAAGTGTATGTGGATGTATGGTTGGATGATCCGATCAATCAGAAGAAAATTCACACCAATGCCGGTATTTATACCTTTGTTGCTGTAGATGAATTCAACCGCCCGATTCCTATCCCGGAAATGGTTCCGGAAACAGAAGAAGAGAAAGAAAGATTTGCTGCGGCTTTCCGTAGAAAAGAACTTTCATTGATTCTTTCAGGAAGAATGAAACCTCTGGAATCTGTAGAACTTAAAAAGTTATTCCAGGAACCACAGGAGTCTAAGAAAGACAAGAAATAACCTTCTTTAAAACACAAAAAACACAAATGTCTTACACAAATTTTCACAAATGGTTTGTGCCTGATCAAATGGAAAAAAATAATGAAAATGGATATTTCAGAAAATGATATATCAAAAATTGTTTATGAAGCTGGGTATATAGTTCATAAAACGTTGGGGCCAGGACTTTTGGAAAGTGCTTATGAAGAATGTTTATTTTATGAATTAAATAAATATAACCTTCTTGTAGAAAGACAAAAGCCCATGCCATTAGTTTATGATGATGTGAAAATGGATGTTGGCTATAGGCTTGACTTTTTGATTGAG
The genomic region above belongs to Chryseobacterium culicis and contains:
- a CDS encoding GxxExxY protein, whose amino-acid sequence is MDISENDISKIVYEAGYIVHKTLGPGLLESAYEECLFYELNKYNLLVERQKPMPLVYDDVKMDVGYRLDFLIEKKFVLEIKSIESLQDIHLAQILTYLRLSNCKLGMLINFNTLQFKNGVKRVINGIL